A section of the Archocentrus centrarchus isolate MPI-CPG fArcCen1 chromosome 20, fArcCen1, whole genome shotgun sequence genome encodes:
- the LOC115799950 gene encoding E3 ubiquitin-protein ligase MSL2-like, whose protein sequence is MNPVNATSLFVSASRSVLQCDPRDPRALAELCKLLPFFRQSLSCLVCGNLLQDPIAPTNSSCQHYVCRACKGQRMQLKPSCSWCKDYSRFEENRQLSLLVHCYRKLCLYITQSPLAPHIASAASDSPDLQAILNEGLTLAESEPEGEDVSDSVKLSQTASTSEVGQPDGASAAKELKAEELSPVGVNGLYDCNGLVSSDRLQPITIETGGGVAKQESFSEEIPVCVSITGTSEAGLCDISSFGDDLKHGGGPLLLSVEEVLRTLETDSDPDHSPEPNPQPDCHPSVRQSTLNGPHCPSGTDSSRLIASLPSENSSRPLQPHQQPSLQPPPLPATVIPRIPLRCHRKRSRSESDSEKVQPLPISSLLQRAPIGANSSPHHPNPGATTKQEPKFPAATPHPHLAPVPNGSTPKVGKTVLVTNKALKKTVEHHGAAKKAYNKARQGAPKPRTQPRDRVPPHPHAHPLTHPPSPSKPLYKKPVEKKGCKCGRATQNPSVLTCRGQRCPCYSNRKACLDCICRGCQNSYMANGEKKLEAFAVPEKALEQTRLTLGINLTSITAAALRSPATSSPGNTLLNVTTATGAPVTAAFLSGAGHDNRGYDDSLEMRFDC, encoded by the exons ATGAACCCGGTGAATGCGACCTCTCTCTTCGTGTCCGCGAGCCGGTCGGTGCTGCAGTGCGACCCCCGAGACCCCCGGGCCCTTGCGGAGCTCTGCAAGCTGCTGCCGTTTTTCCGCCAGTCCCTGTCCTGCTTGGTTTGCG GTAACCTGCTGCAGGACCCCATCGCTCCCACCAACTCGTCATGTCAGCATTACGTCTGTCGAGCCTGTAAGGGTCAGAGGATGCAGCTGAAGCCGTCCTGCAGCTGGTGCAAGGACTATTCCCGCTTTGAGGAAAACCGGCAGCTCTCTTTGCTCGTCCACTGTTACAGAAAGCTATGTCTCTACATCACGCAGTCGCCGCTTGCCCCGCACATAGCCAGCGCCGCCAGTGACTCGCCTGACCTCCAGGCTATCCTCAACGAGGGCCTCACATTGGCGGAGAGTGAGCCAGAAGGGGAGGATGTTTCGGACTCTGTTAAGCTGTCACAGACGGCGTCCACCTCTGAGGTGGGTCAGCCTGATGGAGCTTCGGCTGCAAAGGAGCTCAAGGCAGAAGAGCTGAGCCCCGTGGGTGTTAACGGACTGTATGACTGTAACGGGTTGGTCAGTTCAGACAGACTGCAGCCCATTACCATAGAAACCGGTGGAGGTGTTGCAAAGCAGGAGAGCTTCTCAGAGGAGATCCCGGTGTGCGTGAGCATCACAGGCACTTCAGAGGCGGGGCTCTGTGACATCAGCAGTTTCGGGGATGACCTGAAACACGGTGGGGGGCCACTGTTGTTGAGTGTAGAGGAGGTGCTCAGGACTCTGGAGACAGACTCTGACCCTGACCACTCACCTGAGCCCAACCCCCAGCCAGACTGCCACCCCTCTGTACGTCAGTCCACCCTCAATGGGCCTCACTGCCCATCGGGCACTGATTCCTCCCGCCTCATCGCCTCCCTCCCCTCAGAGAACAGCTCCCGTCCCCTCCAACCTCACCAGCAGCCCTCACTGCAGCCCCCTCCTCTCCCCGCTACAGTCATCCCCCGTATACCCCTTCGCTGCCACCGTAAACGCTCCCGCTCAGAGAGCGACAGTGAAAAGGTGCAGCCCCTCCCTATTTCCAGCCTCCTACAAAGGGCCCCCATTGGTGCCAACAGTTCCCCCCACCACCCCAACCCTGGTGCCACCACCAAACAGGAGCCTAAGTTCCCTGCAGCCACGCCTCACCCCCACCTAGCCCCGGTGCCTAATGGTAGCACCCCTAAGGTGGGTAAGACTGTACTTGTCACCAACAAGGCTCTGAAAAAGACAGTGGAGCACCACGGGGCTGCCAAGAAGGCATACAACAAGGCCAGGCAAGGTGCCCCCAAACCCCGCACGCAGCCCCGTGATAGAGTACCCCCTCACCCCCACGCTCACCCGCTCACACACCCACCCAGCCCCTCAAAGCCACTGTACAAGAAGCCTGTGGAGAAGAAGGGCTGCAAGTGTGGCCGAGCTACCCAGAACCCCTCAGTGTTGACCTGTAGGGGGCAGCGCTGCCCCTGCTACTCAAACCGCAAG GCTTGTCTGGACTGTATCTGCCGCGGCTGCCAGAACTCCTACATGGCCAATGGTGAGAAGAAGCTGGAGGCATTCGCCGTGCCAGAAAAGGCTCTGGAACAGACCCGCCTCACACTGGGCATCAACCTCACCAGTATCACTGCAGCGGCCCTCCGCAGCCCGGCCACAAGCTCCCCGGGCAACACCCTCCTCAACGTCACCACAGCCACGGGGGCGCCCGTCACGGCTGCCTTCCTGTCTGGGGCGGGGCATGACAACCGGGGCTACGACGATTCCCTGGAGATGCGGTTTGACTGTTGA
- the LOC115799901 gene encoding tumor necrosis factor ligand superfamily member 10-like — protein sequence MTGSGPKLGVLLLVAVLLQTVVVTITVLHFTTALNSMKETFARSSVSCLTGADLQSVTAVRGDPCWQVTQQLHLLIEKSLSQQYQKQISSAVRDEVSRVLPSLVMDDKTSPRPKVAAHVTGSFVPKLERAGGAPVFAGRRVYGQKISWWEGRKGLAFLQDVQLVEGELVVSQPGLYYVYAQTYFRHSHLEEDGEDSEEVEDRGKPLLQYVYKKVSSYPAPILLMKTSRTSCWSRGSQYSLHSAHQGGLFPLSTGDRLFVTVTNASAVDMDEETSFFGAFLIS from the exons ATGACGGGCTCCGGTCCGAAGCTCGGGGTTCTGCTGCTGGTGGCGGTTCTGCTGCAGACCGTGGTCGTCACCATCACCGTGCTGCACTTCACAACGGCTCTGAACTCG ATGAAAGAGACTTTTGCCAGGAGCAGTGTCTCCTGCCTGACAGGCGCTGACCTGCAGAGCGTCACGGCCGTGCGAGGGGATCCATGCTGGCAGGTCACTCAGCAGCTTCACCTCCTCATCGAGAAG TCTCTGTCTCAGCAGTATCAGAAGCAGATTTCATCAGCGGTGAGAG ATGAAGTATCTCGGGTGCTGCCCTCACTTGTGATGGACGACAAGACTTCGCCTCGCCCCAAGGTTGCGGCTCATGTCACGGGCAGCTTCGTGCCCAAACTGGAGCgagcaggaggag CTCCAGTCTTTGCTGGGCGGCGAGTTTATGGCCAGAAGATCTCGTGGTGGGAAGGCCGGAAGGGGCTGGCCTTCCTTCAGGACGTCCAGCTGGTGGAAGGGGAGCTGGTGGTGTCGCAGCCCGGCCTCTACTACGTCTACGCCCAGACCTACTTCAGACACAGCCACTTGGAGGAGGACGGAGAGGACAGCGAGGAGGTGGAGGACAGGGGGAAGCCTCTGCTGCAGTACGTCTATAAGAAG GTGAGCTCCTACCCAGCTCCCATCCTGCTGATGAAAACAAGCCGGACTTCCTGTTGGTCCCGGGGCTCCCAGTACTCTCTGCACTCCGCCCACCAGGGGGGGCTGTTCCCGCTCAGCACTGGCGATCGCTTATTTGTCACGGTGACCAATGCATCTGCTGTGGACATGGACGAGGAGACCAGCTTCTTTGGTGCATTTCTCATCAGCTAG